From the genome of Vigna angularis cultivar LongXiaoDou No.4 chromosome 11, ASM1680809v1, whole genome shotgun sequence, one region includes:
- the LOC108334061 gene encoding probable serine/threonine-protein kinase At1g54610 isoform X1 encodes MGGMCCKPSAIEDSKESPRERLSSKAVSDLRVSRGTSSRREEVFRVKDRYDNNEGRTALIDKQGNGSARVQGDSIERKREKMEYAVAPHPGIGSVPKAMEGEQVAAGWPSWLAAVAGEAIRGWLPRRADSFEKLDKIGQGTYSNVYRARDLEQKKIVALKKVRFDNLEPESVRFMAREIHILRRLDHPNVIKLEGLVTSRMSCSLYLVFEYMEHDLAGLASHPGLKFTEAQVKCYMQQLLRGLDHCHSCGVLHRDIKGSNLLIDNNGILKIADFGLASFFDPNQAQPLTSRVVTLWYRPPELLLGATYYGTAVDLWSTGCILAELYAGKPIMPGRTEVEQLHKIFKLCGSPSEDYWRKSKLPHATIFKPQQPYRRCVSETFKDFPTPAIDLIETLLSIDPADRGTSASALISEFFSTKPLPCDPSSLPKYPPSKEFDAKVRDEEARRQGGAGVKGQRHDLERKGTRESRAIPAPDANAELVLSMQVWSILKRQGQANSQSRSEKFNPHPEEVASGFPIDPPRPSQAAGVSVDPPVHQHKRASHSGPLTHRAAWAKAGKNQEDAPKVSMGGDLSTISGLVAARRSMLSDDRRERSGSSQADAQKLISRFPGSFKEASESMTQQDQKNNHAHAPQKEEGRASSNKDSSLVGYGSKGHKIHYSGPLLVPSSNMDQMLKDHDRQIQEAVRRSRLDKAKMRRLQAEGNQISNSLFVSGR; translated from the exons ATGGGTGGCATGTGTTGCAAGCCCTCTGCCATTGAAGACAGTAAGGAGAGTCCAAGGGAGCGTTTATCGAGCAAGGCTGTGTCGGACTTGCGTGTATCTAGGGGAACTTCATCGAGGAGGGAGGAAGTTTTTAGGGTAAAAGATAGATATGATAACAATGAGGGAAGAACGGCATTGATTGATAAGCAAGGGAATGGTTCTGCTAGAGTGCAAGGTGATAGTATTGAAAGAAAGAGGGAGAAAATGGAATATGCTGTTGCTCCACATCCGGGGATTGGTAGTGTTCCCAAAGCCATGGAAGGTGAACAGGTTGCTGCTGGGTGGCCCTCATGGCTGGCAGCAGTGGCTGGAGAGGCTATCAGGGGATGGCTGCCACGGCGTGCAGATTCTTTTGAGAAGTTGGATAAA ATTGGACAGGGAACTTATAGCAATGTTTATAGAGCTCGAGATCTTGAACAAAAGAAGATTGTTGCTCTGAAAAAAGTGAGGTTTGATAATCTTGAGCCTGAGAGTGTTCGCTTCATGGCAAGGGAAATTCACATTCTGCGCAGGCTTGATCATCCAAATGTCATAAAATTGGAAGGCTTGGTTACATCAAGGATGTCTTGCAGCTTATACCTTGTTTTTGAGTACATGGAGCATGACTTGGCTGGGCTTGCATCACATCCTGGACTGAAGTTTACTGAAGCTCAG GTTAAATGTTACATGCAGCAACTTTTACGTGGACTTGATCACTGCCACAGCTGTGGTGTACTGCACCGTGACATTAAGGGTTCTAATCTTTTGATTGACAACAATGGGATATTGAAAATTGCAGACTTTGGTTTGGCAAGCTTTTTTGATCCCAATCAAGCTCAGCCATTGACAAGCCGAGTTGTCACTCTTTGGTATAGGCCACCTGAGCTTTTGCTTGGAGCCACTTATTATGGCACTGCTGTAGACTTATGGAGTACAGGTTGCATACTTGCTGAGCTGTATGCTGGGAAGCCTATAATGCCTGGAAGAACTGAG GTGGAGCaattacataaaatttttaaactttgtgGTTCACCTTCTGAGGACTATTGGAGAAAATCAAAGTTGCCTCATGCAACAATATTTAAGCCTCAACAGCCCTATAGACGATGTGTTTCTGAAACATTCAAGGACTTTCCTACACCTGCAATAGACTTGATAGAGACTCTTTTGTCCATAGATCCTGCTGATCGTGGAACTTCAGCATCTGCTTTGATTAGTGAG TTCTTCTCAACAAAGCCTCTACCTTGTGATCCCTCAAGCTTACCAAAGTATCCTCCTAGCAAAGAATTTGATGCCAAGGTGCGGGATGAAGAAGCTAGAAG ACAAGGAGGAGCAGGAGTCAAGGGCCAGAGGCATGATCTTGAGAGAAAAGGCACAAGAGAATCACGAGCAATTCCTGCACCTGATGCCAATGCTGAACTGGTCCTGTCAATGCAGGTTTGGTCAATTTTG AAGAGGCAAGGGCAGGCTAATTCTCAGAGCAGGAGTGAGAAGTTTAACCCTCATCCTGAAGAAGTTGCTTCTGGATTTCCCATCGACCCCCCTAGACCGTCACAAGCTGCAGGAGTGAGTGTGGATCCCCCTGTTCATCAACACAAAAGAGCTTCCCATTCAGGTCCATTGACACACCGTGCCGCATGGGCCAAAGCTGGGAAGAACCAGGAAGATGCTCCAAAGGTTTCAATGGGGGGCGACTTATCAACAATATCAGGCTTAGTTGCGGCAAGGAGGAGTATGCTCTCTGATGATCGCAGAGAAAGGTCTGGATCATCACAAGCAGATGCCCAAAAACTAATAAGCAGGTTCCCAGGATCCTTCAAGGAGGCCTCTGAGTCAATGACGCAACAGGATCAGAAAAATAATCATGCACATGCTCCTCAAAAGGAAGAAGGAAGAGCCAGCAGCAACAAAGACTCAAGTCTT GTTGGTTATGGCTCGAAGGGTCATAAAATTCATTATTCTGGGCCTCTGCTAGTTCCATCAAGCAACATGGATCAGATGTTGAAGGATCATGACCGGCAAATCCAAGAGGCGGTTCGAAGATCAAGATTAGACAAGGCAAAGATGAGAAGACTCCAAGCTGAGGGGAACCAGATAAGCAATTCATTATTTGTTTCTGGTCGTTGA
- the LOC108334061 gene encoding probable serine/threonine-protein kinase At1g54610 isoform X2, producing MGGMCCKPSAIEDSKESPRERLSSKAVSDLRVSRGTSSRREEVFRVKDRYDNNEGRTALIDKQGNGSARVQGDSIERKREKMEYAVAPHPGIGSVPKAMEGEQVAAGWPSWLAAVAGEAIRGWLPRRADSFEKLDKIGQGTYSNVYRARDLEQKKIVALKKVRFDNLEPESVRFMAREIHILRRLDHPNVIKLEGLVTSRMSCSLYLVFEYMEHDLAGLASHPGLKFTEAQVKCYMQQLLRGLDHCHSCGVLHRDIKGSNLLIDNNGILKIADFGLASFFDPNQAQPLTSRVVTLWYRPPELLLGATYYGTAVDLWSTGCILAELYAGKPIMPGRTEVEQLHKIFKLCGSPSEDYWRKSKLPHATIFKPQQPYRRCVSETFKDFPTPAIDLIETLLSIDPADRGTSASALISEFFSTKPLPCDPSSLPKYPPSKEFDAKVRDEEARRQGGAGVKGQRHDLERKGTRESRAIPAPDANAELVLSMQKRQGQANSQSRSEKFNPHPEEVASGFPIDPPRPSQAAGVSVDPPVHQHKRASHSGPLTHRAAWAKAGKNQEDAPKVSMGGDLSTISGLVAARRSMLSDDRRERSGSSQADAQKLISRFPGSFKEASESMTQQDQKNNHAHAPQKEEGRASSNKDSSLVGYGSKGHKIHYSGPLLVPSSNMDQMLKDHDRQIQEAVRRSRLDKAKMRRLQAEGNQISNSLFVSGR from the exons ATGGGTGGCATGTGTTGCAAGCCCTCTGCCATTGAAGACAGTAAGGAGAGTCCAAGGGAGCGTTTATCGAGCAAGGCTGTGTCGGACTTGCGTGTATCTAGGGGAACTTCATCGAGGAGGGAGGAAGTTTTTAGGGTAAAAGATAGATATGATAACAATGAGGGAAGAACGGCATTGATTGATAAGCAAGGGAATGGTTCTGCTAGAGTGCAAGGTGATAGTATTGAAAGAAAGAGGGAGAAAATGGAATATGCTGTTGCTCCACATCCGGGGATTGGTAGTGTTCCCAAAGCCATGGAAGGTGAACAGGTTGCTGCTGGGTGGCCCTCATGGCTGGCAGCAGTGGCTGGAGAGGCTATCAGGGGATGGCTGCCACGGCGTGCAGATTCTTTTGAGAAGTTGGATAAA ATTGGACAGGGAACTTATAGCAATGTTTATAGAGCTCGAGATCTTGAACAAAAGAAGATTGTTGCTCTGAAAAAAGTGAGGTTTGATAATCTTGAGCCTGAGAGTGTTCGCTTCATGGCAAGGGAAATTCACATTCTGCGCAGGCTTGATCATCCAAATGTCATAAAATTGGAAGGCTTGGTTACATCAAGGATGTCTTGCAGCTTATACCTTGTTTTTGAGTACATGGAGCATGACTTGGCTGGGCTTGCATCACATCCTGGACTGAAGTTTACTGAAGCTCAG GTTAAATGTTACATGCAGCAACTTTTACGTGGACTTGATCACTGCCACAGCTGTGGTGTACTGCACCGTGACATTAAGGGTTCTAATCTTTTGATTGACAACAATGGGATATTGAAAATTGCAGACTTTGGTTTGGCAAGCTTTTTTGATCCCAATCAAGCTCAGCCATTGACAAGCCGAGTTGTCACTCTTTGGTATAGGCCACCTGAGCTTTTGCTTGGAGCCACTTATTATGGCACTGCTGTAGACTTATGGAGTACAGGTTGCATACTTGCTGAGCTGTATGCTGGGAAGCCTATAATGCCTGGAAGAACTGAG GTGGAGCaattacataaaatttttaaactttgtgGTTCACCTTCTGAGGACTATTGGAGAAAATCAAAGTTGCCTCATGCAACAATATTTAAGCCTCAACAGCCCTATAGACGATGTGTTTCTGAAACATTCAAGGACTTTCCTACACCTGCAATAGACTTGATAGAGACTCTTTTGTCCATAGATCCTGCTGATCGTGGAACTTCAGCATCTGCTTTGATTAGTGAG TTCTTCTCAACAAAGCCTCTACCTTGTGATCCCTCAAGCTTACCAAAGTATCCTCCTAGCAAAGAATTTGATGCCAAGGTGCGGGATGAAGAAGCTAGAAG ACAAGGAGGAGCAGGAGTCAAGGGCCAGAGGCATGATCTTGAGAGAAAAGGCACAAGAGAATCACGAGCAATTCCTGCACCTGATGCCAATGCTGAACTGGTCCTGTCAATGCAG AAGAGGCAAGGGCAGGCTAATTCTCAGAGCAGGAGTGAGAAGTTTAACCCTCATCCTGAAGAAGTTGCTTCTGGATTTCCCATCGACCCCCCTAGACCGTCACAAGCTGCAGGAGTGAGTGTGGATCCCCCTGTTCATCAACACAAAAGAGCTTCCCATTCAGGTCCATTGACACACCGTGCCGCATGGGCCAAAGCTGGGAAGAACCAGGAAGATGCTCCAAAGGTTTCAATGGGGGGCGACTTATCAACAATATCAGGCTTAGTTGCGGCAAGGAGGAGTATGCTCTCTGATGATCGCAGAGAAAGGTCTGGATCATCACAAGCAGATGCCCAAAAACTAATAAGCAGGTTCCCAGGATCCTTCAAGGAGGCCTCTGAGTCAATGACGCAACAGGATCAGAAAAATAATCATGCACATGCTCCTCAAAAGGAAGAAGGAAGAGCCAGCAGCAACAAAGACTCAAGTCTT GTTGGTTATGGCTCGAAGGGTCATAAAATTCATTATTCTGGGCCTCTGCTAGTTCCATCAAGCAACATGGATCAGATGTTGAAGGATCATGACCGGCAAATCCAAGAGGCGGTTCGAAGATCAAGATTAGACAAGGCAAAGATGAGAAGACTCCAAGCTGAGGGGAACCAGATAAGCAATTCATTATTTGTTTCTGGTCGTTGA